Proteins from one Lacrimispora sphenoides genomic window:
- a CDS encoding extracellular solute-binding protein — MRLSDSTRKRWPAVCTLSLICCVLLSSCRPETGEQPMNSQADLVVYSVQEKGICEPVVKEFEERTGLHVKVENGSLEELLKKLEDGSGPYGDEGEAWDVVFGAGIETLEEKKEYWQAYESPEIPTIAGAFRCEDHKWTSFSVCPLVIMYNTNVVTYREVPAGWASLLEPRWKGRVAFVDPGMSDIYSSALATAVYTYRGEGDYMKQLADNLEYGSLSSLSEVNSGILDGRYSLGVTIEGAAQALRLRGADVDYIYPEEGTTVLPDGTAIVNGCPHPEAARRFLDFTVSKDTQRILVSDLNRRSVRLDVPPLPGLSPVNRLPIIDMDLKGLSREKKEIQKQWNKVLTVYKRRTGG; from the coding sequence ATGAGACTTTCTGACAGCACCAGGAAACGATGGCCGGCGGTCTGCACGCTGTCTCTTATTTGCTGCGTCCTGCTGTCTTCCTGCCGGCCGGAAACGGGGGAGCAGCCCATGAACTCCCAGGCGGATCTGGTGGTTTACTCGGTCCAGGAAAAAGGGATATGCGAGCCTGTTGTCAAGGAGTTTGAAGAACGTACAGGCCTTCATGTAAAGGTAGAAAACGGATCTTTGGAGGAACTGTTAAAAAAATTAGAGGATGGCAGCGGCCCATATGGTGATGAGGGGGAAGCATGGGATGTGGTATTTGGTGCAGGAATTGAGACCCTGGAAGAAAAAAAGGAATATTGGCAGGCTTATGAAAGCCCGGAAATCCCAACCATAGCCGGGGCGTTCCGGTGTGAAGATCATAAGTGGACCAGCTTTTCCGTCTGCCCCTTAGTCATCATGTACAATACCAACGTGGTGACATACCGGGAGGTGCCTGCGGGCTGGGCCAGCCTGTTGGAGCCAAGATGGAAAGGCAGGGTTGCTTTTGTGGATCCCGGTATGTCGGATATCTATTCCTCTGCGCTGGCTACGGCTGTCTATACGTACCGGGGAGAAGGAGACTATATGAAGCAGCTGGCAGATAACCTGGAATACGGGAGTCTTTCCAGCTTATCGGAAGTAAATTCCGGCATTTTGGATGGCAGGTATTCCCTGGGGGTCACCATAGAAGGGGCAGCCCAGGCGCTGCGCTTAAGAGGTGCAGATGTGGACTACATTTACCCGGAAGAAGGGACCACGGTGCTGCCGGATGGTACTGCCATTGTAAATGGCTGTCCCCACCCGGAGGCGGCCAGGCGTTTTTTGGATTTCACGGTCAGCAAGGATACACAGAGGATCCTTGTTTCGGATTTAAACAGGCGCTCCGTGCGGCTGGATGTGCCTCCTCTGCCAGGGCTTTCCCCTGTCAACAGGCTTCCCATCATAGATATGGATTTAAAGGGTCTTTCCCGGGAGAAAAAGGAAATCCAAAAGCAATGGAATAAGGTTCTGACTGTGTATAAAAGGAGGACTGGAGGATGA
- a CDS encoding phosphoglucomutase/phosphomannomutase family protein: protein MVTFGTGGWRAIIGEDFTKENIQKLALAVSLKMKAENVEGEGIVIGYDRRFLSKEAVIWACEIFGNQGIKVYFVNRSSPTPLIMFYVMKHRLSYGMMVTASHNPAIYNGVKVFTYGGRDADEVQTQDIERYLIEAERNYEPNHEAAGQMPPASYLELVKKGVVEEINPLNEYLDNIISVIDMNAIRSRDFRVAIDPMYGVSLTALSTILSVARCTIETINDQHDTLFGGKMPAPTEQTLRNLQNYVLDRYCDIGIATDGDADRLGVIDDQGRYLHANNILVMLYYYLLKYKGWRGPVVRSLSTTHVLDRVAESFGQKCYEVPVGFKFVSAKMQETDAIIGGESSGGLTVKGHIHGKDGIYAASLLVEMMAVSGKKLSEIAADIRREYGAIHMAERDYRFTNEEKERINQILMIDRKLPKLPFEIDKISYIDGCKVYFKNGGWVIARFSGTEPLLRIFCEMATEADSVSVCSLFEEYLGLQEG, encoded by the coding sequence ATGGTAACGTTTGGTACCGGTGGCTGGAGAGCCATTATCGGAGAAGATTTTACAAAGGAGAATATCCAGAAGCTGGCGCTTGCCGTCAGTCTTAAGATGAAAGCGGAAAATGTAGAGGGAGAAGGAATTGTCATAGGATATGACAGACGTTTCCTTTCGAAAGAGGCAGTCATATGGGCCTGTGAGATATTTGGGAATCAGGGAATCAAGGTATATTTCGTAAACCGCAGTTCCCCAACCCCCCTCATCATGTTTTATGTAATGAAGCACAGGTTAAGCTACGGCATGATGGTAACGGCCAGCCATAATCCGGCCATATATAACGGGGTCAAGGTGTTTACCTACGGCGGGCGTGATGCGGATGAGGTCCAGACCCAGGATATTGAAAGATATCTTATAGAAGCGGAGCGGAATTATGAGCCAAACCATGAGGCGGCCGGACAGATGCCTCCAGCCTCTTATCTTGAGCTTGTAAAAAAAGGAGTGGTAGAGGAAATCAATCCTTTAAATGAGTATCTGGATAATATCATATCCGTCATTGATATGAATGCCATACGCTCCCGGGATTTCCGGGTTGCCATTGACCCCATGTACGGAGTGAGCCTTACAGCCTTAAGCACCATCCTTTCCGTTGCAAGGTGTACCATTGAAACCATTAATGACCAGCATGACACTTTGTTTGGCGGAAAGATGCCTGCACCAACGGAGCAGACACTGCGGAACTTACAGAATTATGTGCTGGACCGGTACTGTGATATCGGGATCGCCACGGATGGAGATGCGGACAGACTGGGGGTCATTGACGATCAGGGCCGCTATCTCCATGCCAACAACATTTTGGTGATGCTGTATTATTATCTTCTGAAATACAAGGGCTGGCGGGGACCCGTGGTTCGAAGCCTTTCCACCACCCATGTTCTGGACCGGGTGGCGGAGAGCTTTGGGCAGAAATGTTACGAGGTTCCCGTAGGGTTTAAATTTGTATCTGCGAAAATGCAGGAGACAGATGCCATCATCGGCGGAGAGTCCTCCGGCGGCCTGACGGTTAAGGGACATATTCATGGCAAGGATGGAATCTATGCCGCTTCCCTTCTGGTAGAAATGATGGCTGTATCAGGGAAAAAGCTGTCTGAGATTGCAGCAGATATCCGCAGAGAGTATGGGGCGATCCATATGGCAGAGCGGGATTACCGTTTTACCAATGAGGAAAAGGAGAGAATCAACCAGATTCTCATGATTGACCGGAAACTGCCAAAGTTGCCTTTTGAAATTGACAAGATCTCATATATCGATGGGTGTAAGGTCTACTTTAAAAACGGCGGCTGGGTGATTGCAAGATTCTCCGGCACAGAACCCTTGCTGCGGATCTTCTGTGAGATGGCAACAGAGGCAGATTCTGTGAGCGTGTGCAGTTTGTTTGAGGAATATCTGGGACTGCAGGAAGGATAG
- a CDS encoding ABC transporter permease: MVKKGWKFDFWFWVKVVVVGFMLLFLIYPFCTLITRSFFSGKVEGFTLENYIRFFSKKYYYSSLGRSLFVSIVTTATTLVVGVPMAYLMSRYNIFGKRFIHIFIIMSLMSPPFIGAYSWIMLFGRAGFVTRFFESIGIFLPSIYGKLGIILVFTFKLFPYVYLYTSGAMGSIDSSLEEAAENLGSNKLRRLLTITIPVILPSIAAGAIMVFMTSLADFGTPMLIGEGYMVLPVLVYNEYMSEIGGNAHLASALSVIVVLCSTTVLLLQKYFVTRKNYVMTAMRPPKEEQLHGFKRFLVTLPVMLVTCIGILPQIVVVVSSFIKSDFTGFKKGFSIESYVTIFNRLWTNIRNTFVFSATAIVFIIILGMLISYIVVRQKGIAGQLMDLLIMFPFVIPGAVLGISLIVAFNKQPMILTGTAAIMIIAFVVRKLPYTVRSGSAFLQQMDPSVEEASISLGVSPMKTFAKVTARLMAPGILSGAILSWITCINELSSSVMLYGGKTSTISVAIYTEVVRNSYGTAAALASILTVSTVISLLIFLKVSKGKVSVV, encoded by the coding sequence ATGGTAAAGAAAGGATGGAAGTTTGACTTCTGGTTTTGGGTAAAAGTGGTGGTGGTAGGCTTCATGCTGCTGTTTCTGATTTACCCTTTCTGTACCCTGATTACGCGAAGCTTCTTCTCCGGCAAGGTGGAAGGCTTTACCCTTGAGAACTACATCCGGTTTTTTTCGAAAAAGTATTATTATTCCTCTCTTGGGCGAAGCCTGTTCGTCTCCATTGTCACCACGGCTACGACTTTGGTCGTAGGGGTGCCCATGGCCTATCTGATGTCCAGATACAACATTTTTGGAAAACGCTTTATCCATATATTCATCATAATGAGCCTTATGAGCCCGCCGTTTATCGGCGCTTACAGCTGGATCATGCTATTCGGGCGTGCTGGCTTTGTTACACGTTTTTTTGAAAGCATCGGGATCTTTCTTCCAAGTATCTATGGAAAGCTGGGCATTATTCTTGTTTTTACCTTCAAGCTGTTTCCCTATGTGTACTTATATACATCAGGGGCAATGGGAAGCATTGACTCAAGCCTTGAGGAGGCGGCGGAAAATCTGGGAAGCAACAAGCTTCGCAGGCTTTTGACCATCACCATACCGGTCATTCTGCCCTCCATCGCAGCGGGAGCCATTATGGTATTCATGACCAGCCTTGCGGACTTCGGTACGCCAATGCTCATCGGCGAAGGCTATATGGTTCTTCCCGTGTTAGTATACAACGAATATATGAGTGAGATCGGGGGCAATGCTCATTTGGCCAGCGCCCTGTCCGTGATTGTGGTACTCTGTTCGACTACGGTGCTTTTGTTGCAGAAATATTTTGTGACCAGAAAAAATTATGTCATGACGGCCATGAGACCGCCTAAGGAAGAGCAGCTTCACGGTTTCAAGCGCTTCCTGGTAACATTGCCGGTTATGCTGGTGACATGTATCGGCATCCTTCCCCAGATCGTGGTGGTGGTCAGCAGCTTTATAAAGAGTGATTTTACAGGTTTCAAAAAAGGTTTCAGTATCGAAAGCTATGTGACGATTTTTAACAGACTGTGGACCAATATCCGGAATACGTTCGTATTCTCTGCCACAGCCATTGTATTCATTATCATACTGGGCATGCTGATATCCTACATCGTAGTGCGTCAGAAAGGGATAGCAGGACAGCTTATGGATCTTCTCATTATGTTCCCCTTTGTCATTCCGGGCGCGGTACTGGGCATCAGCCTGATCGTGGCTTTCAATAAGCAGCCCATGATCCTTACGGGTACTGCCGCTATTATGATTATAGCCTTTGTAGTCAGGAAGCTGCCTTATACGGTACGGTCGGGCAGTGCGTTCCTGCAGCAGATGGACCCCAGTGTGGAAGAGGCCTCCATCAGTCTGGGCGTATCCCCCATGAAAACCTTTGCCAAGGTGACAGCAAGGCTTATGGCCCCGGGTATCCTGTCAGGAGCCATATTAAGCTGGATCACCTGCATCAATGAGCTGTCCTCCAGCGTTATGCTTTACGGCGGCAAGACAAGTACCATATCCGTGGCCATATATACGGAAGTTGTCCGGAACAGCTATGGTACGGCGGCGGCACTGGCTTCCATATTAACGGTCAGTACAGTCATCTCCCTGCTCATTTTCCTAAAGGTAAGCAAGGGAAAGGTTTCGGTTGTATAG
- a CDS encoding ABC transporter ATP-binding protein produces MSHAVIIKQAVKKYGDFTALNGVDLEMKPGEFFTLLGPSGCGKTTLLRMIAGFNTVDGGEICFDDRVINNLDAHKRDIGMVFQNYAIFPHLTVAENVAYGLKAKKYPKDQISGKVEEALDLVQIKNLKDRKPNELSGGQQQRVALARAFVIEPGVLLMDEPLSNLDAKLRVQMRTVIKKLQRRLGITTIYVTHDQEEALAISDRIAVMKEGNIMQVGSPEEIYKKPANTFVAGFIGVSNFIDCEVDGSDPEKAVLNIKGECSLTCKLKSAYKGNGIISARPEQLFFDEKEGLPGKIVISTFLGDFIEYEIQLNNGQTIQLNEYTKDASDLRPDGQEVRVNFDISAVGVYDAKTQEVISW; encoded by the coding sequence ATGAGCCATGCAGTAATTATTAAACAGGCCGTGAAAAAATACGGTGATTTTACAGCACTTAATGGGGTGGATCTGGAGATGAAGCCGGGAGAATTTTTCACATTACTTGGTCCCTCCGGATGCGGTAAGACAACTCTGCTTCGTATGATAGCAGGATTTAATACAGTGGATGGCGGTGAGATTTGCTTTGATGACAGGGTAATCAACAACTTGGATGCCCACAAGAGGGATATCGGAATGGTGTTCCAGAACTACGCCATCTTTCCCCATCTGACCGTGGCGGAGAATGTGGCTTACGGTCTGAAAGCAAAAAAATATCCAAAAGATCAGATTTCCGGCAAGGTGGAGGAAGCCCTAGACCTGGTACAGATCAAAAATCTAAAGGACAGGAAACCCAATGAGCTTTCCGGCGGCCAGCAGCAGAGGGTGGCTCTTGCAAGGGCATTTGTCATTGAGCCGGGGGTGCTTCTCATGGATGAGCCCTTATCCAACTTAGATGCAAAGCTCAGAGTACAGATGAGAACGGTAATTAAAAAGCTGCAGAGACGGCTTGGGATCACCACCATTTACGTTACCCACGATCAGGAGGAAGCTCTGGCTATTTCTGACCGGATCGCAGTCATGAAGGAAGGCAACATCATGCAGGTAGGATCTCCGGAAGAGATTTATAAGAAGCCGGCGAATACCTTTGTAGCCGGATTCATCGGAGTATCTAATTTTATTGACTGTGAAGTGGATGGAAGCGATCCGGAGAAAGCCGTATTAAATATTAAGGGGGAATGCAGCTTGACATGTAAGCTGAAATCCGCCTACAAAGGAAATGGGATCATTTCTGCAAGGCCGGAGCAGTTGTTTTTCGATGAAAAGGAAGGGCTTCCCGGTAAGATCGTCATTTCCACTTTCCTGGGAGATTTCATTGAGTATGAAATACAGCTGAACAACGGGCAGACCATTCAATTGAATGAATACACAAAGGATGCCAGCGACTTGCGGCCGGACGGTCAGGAAGTGCGGGTGAACTTTGATATCAGTGCGGTAGGCGTATACGATGCTAAGACCCAGGAGGTGATATCATGGTAA
- a CDS encoding ABC transporter substrate-binding protein, which yields MKKRLLTASLAALAALSLSACSGGGKPAETTAAPQTAETTASAETKAEESKDGADAAKAPEDYKGTVVVYSPHDADPLNAGVNLFMEKYPNVKVEVVAAGTGELCNRIAAESANPIADVLWGGGADSLAAFKDHFAPYVCANDEFIGDAYKDTQDMWIGESPLPMVIFYNKNLIEKDGLAIPETWEDLTKPEWKGKIAYCLPSKSGSAYTQLCTMILGHGGKEDGWDFIKKLYDNLDGKIVDSSGKCHKMVADGEFYVGLTLEKSAVQYKDDPSVGFVYPKDGTSAVPDGVALVKGAPNEENAKLFIDFVTSKECQTEQSKNWGRRPVRSDMEVGEGMAKLQDIVLVDYDFDWAANEKEAIIEKFNDIMVD from the coding sequence ATGAAAAAAAGATTATTAACAGCTTCACTGGCAGCACTGGCGGCATTAAGCTTATCTGCCTGCAGCGGTGGCGGAAAACCTGCAGAAACAACGGCAGCTCCCCAGACGGCAGAGACGACGGCTTCTGCCGAAACAAAGGCAGAGGAGTCCAAGGACGGAGCAGACGCAGCAAAGGCACCGGAGGATTACAAAGGAACCGTTGTCGTATATTCTCCCCATGATGCGGACCCGCTCAATGCAGGCGTGAACTTATTCATGGAAAAGTATCCAAATGTTAAGGTGGAAGTTGTTGCGGCCGGCACAGGAGAACTGTGCAACCGTATTGCAGCGGAGTCAGCTAACCCTATTGCAGACGTATTGTGGGGCGGCGGTGCAGACTCACTGGCAGCGTTTAAGGATCATTTCGCTCCCTATGTATGTGCCAATGACGAGTTCATCGGCGATGCTTATAAGGACACCCAGGACATGTGGATCGGTGAAAGCCCACTGCCTATGGTCATTTTTTATAACAAGAACTTAATCGAGAAGGATGGCCTTGCCATTCCCGAGACATGGGAAGATTTGACAAAGCCTGAATGGAAAGGCAAGATCGCATACTGCCTGCCATCTAAGTCCGGCTCCGCGTACACACAGCTTTGTACCATGATCCTGGGCCATGGCGGCAAGGAAGACGGCTGGGATTTCATCAAGAAATTATATGACAATCTGGATGGAAAGATTGTTGACTCTTCCGGTAAGTGCCACAAGATGGTTGCAGACGGTGAGTTTTACGTAGGTCTGACCCTTGAGAAATCCGCAGTTCAGTATAAAGATGATCCTTCGGTTGGATTCGTATATCCCAAAGACGGAACCAGTGCAGTACCAGATGGTGTAGCTCTTGTAAAGGGCGCTCCCAATGAGGAGAATGCAAAGCTGTTCATCGATTTCGTTACATCAAAAGAGTGCCAGACAGAGCAGAGCAAGAACTGGGGACGCCGTCCGGTAAGAAGCGACATGGAAGTAGGCGAAGGAATGGCTAAATTACAGGATATCGTGCTGGTAGATTATGATTTTGACTGGGCAGCAAATGAGAAGGAAGCTATTATTGAGAAATTCAATGACATTATGGTCGACTAA
- a CDS encoding VOC family protein, producing the protein MKTSHIVYKVDDLHRAVKEYKEKGFVVEYGTKKKPYNAIIYFSEGPYLELLASTGMPEIMKRILRMFGKSKLADRLNDWDNHKGGPCGVALENYKTDLREEKGILEKYKQGYFEMLSRRNDTKGRKLRFTCLFPDEMQLPFLMTYFNIDPKPVNFIHPNGIRRIKNISFGTREELIPIIKELCDDPVLTLFIGRGIKDLEFEYAVREI; encoded by the coding sequence GTGAAAACCAGCCATATTGTATATAAGGTAGATGACTTGCACCGGGCAGTAAAAGAATATAAGGAAAAGGGATTCGTAGTGGAATATGGGACAAAGAAAAAACCATATAATGCAATTATTTATTTTTCCGAAGGTCCCTATCTGGAACTGCTTGCTTCAACCGGAATGCCGGAAATCATGAAGAGGATTTTGCGAATGTTCGGAAAAAGCAAATTGGCAGACCGCCTGAATGATTGGGATAACCATAAAGGGGGCCCATGCGGAGTCGCCCTTGAGAACTATAAAACAGATTTAAGGGAAGAAAAGGGGATCCTGGAAAAGTATAAGCAGGGATATTTTGAAATGCTTTCACGGAGGAATGATACCAAGGGAAGAAAATTACGGTTTACGTGCCTGTTTCCGGATGAGATGCAGCTTCCTTTCCTTATGACTTATTTTAACATTGATCCGAAACCTGTGAACTTTATACACCCGAACGGTATAAGAAGAATTAAGAACATATCCTTCGGAACGAGGGAAGAGTTGATACCAATTATCAAGGAACTATGTGACGATCCTGTATTGACCCTGTTTATAGGGAGAGGAATTAAAGATCTGGAATTTGAATATGCAGTTAGGGAAATATAA
- a CDS encoding ABC transporter ATP-binding protein, giving the protein MYNWKESLMLTDKGYKDLKKAIVACTITNLSLMFPFAVTIQVFAELLKPMMAQEISWTRMWFLFGCGLVSAVLVFLASKNDYKKTYVTSYLEAENSRISVAERIRKLPMSFFNAKDLSELTTNIMADCSTTEHVLSHVIPQLSANAISISIICVMMALFDWRMALSVFITVPAALLVILGSKKIQARLSEKQVEAKLKASDQVQEYLEGIKVIKACGLDGSKFSALDDALRLMKKMAIKMEFVTGTFVTGAQMILQAGVGLTVFVGTYLLTGGSIQLIPMLMFFVIVVRIYGPVLVEFTLLPELFYHRIATKRMRTLMAVPVMDGEGVKPLKHWNIEFENVTFGYNMEKSREDRVIKNLSVSIPSDAITALVGPSGCGKSTISRLIARFWDVNEGSVKIGGIDVKTLDPEHLMSYMSFVFQDVVLFNDTVYNNIRIGNMEATEEQVMEAAKAACCDGFISAMPQGYETTLGENGSTLSGGERQRISIARALLKNAPIVLLDEATASLDPENEALIQQAISRLIEGKTVIVIAHRLRTISGADKIIVLNEGRLAEEGTHEELMNNKGLYERLYRIQQESLGWSV; this is encoded by the coding sequence ATGTATAATTGGAAGGAATCACTGATGCTTACGGATAAAGGCTACAAGGATTTAAAGAAGGCCATTGTCGCCTGCACAATCACGAATCTGTCACTCATGTTTCCCTTTGCAGTGACCATTCAGGTTTTTGCCGAGCTTTTAAAGCCGATGATGGCCCAGGAGATTTCCTGGACGAGGATGTGGTTTTTATTCGGATGCGGCCTTGTCTCTGCAGTGCTTGTATTTCTTGCAAGTAAAAACGACTATAAAAAAACCTATGTCACTTCTTATCTGGAAGCAGAAAATTCCAGGATCAGTGTTGCAGAACGGATCCGGAAGCTGCCTATGAGCTTTTTTAACGCAAAGGACCTTTCCGAGCTGACCACAAACATTATGGCTGATTGTTCCACTACGGAGCATGTGTTGAGCCACGTCATCCCTCAGCTGAGTGCCAATGCTATTTCCATTTCTATTATCTGTGTGATGATGGCTCTTTTTGACTGGAGAATGGCTCTTTCCGTATTCATCACTGTACCAGCTGCGCTGCTTGTCATCTTAGGCAGTAAAAAGATTCAGGCAAGATTAAGCGAGAAGCAGGTGGAAGCAAAACTGAAAGCTTCCGATCAGGTGCAGGAGTATTTAGAGGGGATTAAGGTTATAAAAGCCTGTGGCTTAGACGGTTCAAAATTTTCGGCGCTAGATGATGCTCTGCGCCTGATGAAGAAAATGGCAATCAAAATGGAATTTGTCACCGGAACTTTTGTCACCGGAGCTCAGATGATTTTACAGGCAGGTGTGGGGCTGACCGTTTTTGTCGGAACCTATCTGCTGACAGGGGGCAGCATCCAGCTCATCCCCATGCTCATGTTCTTTGTCATCGTCGTCAGGATTTACGGCCCGGTCCTTGTGGAATTTACCCTTTTGCCGGAATTGTTTTACCATCGGATTGCCACAAAACGGATGCGTACCCTTATGGCTGTTCCGGTCATGGATGGTGAGGGCGTTAAGCCTCTGAAACACTGGAATATTGAATTTGAGAATGTTACCTTTGGCTATAACATGGAAAAATCCCGGGAAGACAGGGTGATCAAAAACCTGTCCGTATCCATTCCCTCCGACGCCATCACGGCTCTGGTGGGCCCTTCCGGCTGTGGGAAAAGCACCATCTCAAGGCTGATCGCCCGGTTCTGGGATGTGAATGAGGGCAGCGTGAAGATTGGCGGAATTGATGTGAAAACCCTGGATCCGGAACATCTGATGAGCTATATGTCTTTTGTATTCCAGGATGTGGTGCTGTTTAACGATACAGTCTATAATAATATCCGCATCGGAAACATGGAGGCTACGGAGGAACAGGTTATGGAAGCGGCAAAGGCCGCCTGCTGTGACGGATTTATAAGCGCTATGCCCCAGGGATATGAGACAACGCTTGGAGAAAACGGCAGCACACTTTCTGGAGGGGAACGGCAGCGTATCTCCATTGCCCGGGCCCTGTTAAAAAATGCACCTATCGTACTTTTAGATGAGGCAACCGCCTCCCTTGATCCAGAGAATGAAGCGCTGATCCAGCAGGCAATTTCCAGGCTGATCGAAGGCAAAACGGTAATCGTCATTGCTCACCGTTTAAGGACCATATCAGGGGCGGATAAGATTATCGTGCTCAATGAAGGCAGACTGGCTGAGGAAGGTACTCATGAGGAACTGATGAACAACAAGGGGCTTTATGAAAGGCTGTATAGGATCCAGCAGGAAAGCCTGGGATGGAGTGTCTAA
- a CDS encoding ABC transporter ATP-binding protein: MKQINSAAARPKTGMARLMELAATKKPLMVSSVILSALASIASFVPYIAIYFVVREVMGVFPDFENLDLQRTVGFGWLAFGGILLNVLLYFAALICSHLAAFGTLYELKVNFASHLAGLPLGFHMLVGSGKLRKIMDENIEKIEGFIAHQLPDLVASFVAPVVMFIILLAVDWRFGLAAVVGIVIAFAIQIKAYGNDGAKTMMANYQSALEDMNNASVEYVRGITVVKAFKQTVFSFRRMHSAIKEYTRMVIPYTMSWENYMSAFQTVINNIYLFLIPVGILIGLHTTDYPGYAATFIFYLIFVPSIASVLMKIMYVSTSGMQIIGGVERMDEILNTPPLKNPQRPKEISSHEIVFESVSFSYAGQEAQALSDISFRAEENQITAIVGPSGGGKSTIAHLIPRFFDVTEGRIKIGGVDVRDMRNEYLMEKVSFVFQDVFLFKQSIMDNIRLGNQSATDAQVVAAAKAAQCHEFIEKLPEKYHTVIGAKGVHLSGGEQQRIAIARAIVKDAPIVLLDEATAFSDPENEHLIQQAFQKLMHGKTVIMIAHRLSTIRSADKIIVVDKGCLMEQGRHDELLEKRGKYSDMWNVYTKALDWKMDRKGVKEHV, translated from the coding sequence ATGAAACAAATTAATTCTGCGGCTGCCAGGCCCAAAACCGGCATGGCAAGGTTGATGGAGCTTGCGGCTACCAAAAAGCCTCTTATGGTCTCCTCGGTGATCTTATCGGCGCTGGCATCTATCGCCTCGTTTGTGCCTTATATCGCCATTTACTTTGTGGTGAGGGAAGTCATGGGAGTATTCCCTGACTTTGAGAATCTTGATCTGCAAAGAACGGTTGGGTTCGGGTGGCTGGCCTTTGGGGGAATCCTTCTTAATGTATTGCTGTACTTTGCAGCTTTGATATGTTCCCACCTTGCCGCTTTTGGTACGCTGTATGAGCTGAAAGTGAACTTTGCTTCCCACCTTGCCGGATTGCCTCTGGGATTTCATATGCTGGTCGGCAGCGGTAAACTGCGTAAGATCATGGATGAAAACATTGAGAAAATCGAAGGATTCATTGCCCACCAGCTTCCTGATCTGGTGGCTTCCTTTGTAGCTCCGGTGGTCATGTTCATCATTCTTCTGGCAGTAGACTGGCGATTTGGGCTTGCGGCTGTGGTTGGCATTGTCATTGCCTTTGCAATCCAGATTAAAGCCTATGGCAATGACGGGGCGAAAACCATGATGGCAAACTACCAGAGCGCCCTGGAGGATATGAACAATGCATCCGTGGAGTATGTCCGTGGAATCACTGTAGTCAAGGCGTTTAAGCAAACGGTGTTCTCCTTCCGCCGGATGCACAGCGCCATTAAGGAATACACCCGAATGGTCATTCCTTATACCATGAGCTGGGAAAACTATATGTCCGCTTTTCAAACGGTCATCAATAACATTTATTTATTCCTGATCCCGGTTGGTATTCTGATCGGACTGCATACAACGGATTATCCTGGTTATGCAGCCACTTTTATCTTTTACCTGATCTTTGTGCCATCCATTGCCTCTGTTTTGATGAAGATCATGTATGTTTCTACCAGCGGGATGCAGATCATTGGCGGTGTGGAGCGAATGGATGAAATTCTGAATACGCCTCCCCTTAAGAATCCCCAGAGACCGAAGGAAATTTCCAGTCATGAGATTGTATTTGAAAGCGTATCCTTCTCTTATGCCGGTCAGGAGGCCCAGGCACTTTCTGACATTTCTTTCCGGGCGGAGGAAAATCAGATCACCGCAATCGTTGGTCCATCCGGCGGCGGCAAAAGCACCATTGCCCATCTCATTCCACGTTTTTTCGATGTAACAGAGGGAAGGATCAAAATCGGAGGCGTTGACGTACGGGATATGAGAAATGAATATCTGATGGAAAAGGTCAGCTTTGTATTCCAGGATGTGTTTCTCTTTAAGCAAAGCATTATGGATAATATCCGTTTGGGGAATCAGAGTGCCACTGATGCGCAGGTGGTTGCTGCGGCAAAGGCGGCACAGTGCCATGAGTTCATTGAAAAGCTGCCGGAAAAATATCATACGGTCATAGGTGCAAAGGGCGTCCATCTCTCAGGCGGAGAGCAGCAGCGCATTGCAATTGCCAGAGCCATTGTAAAAGACGCTCCAATTGTTCTTTTAGATGAGGCAACAGCATTTTCCGATCCAGAGAACGAACATTTGATCCAGCAGGCGTTTCAGAAGCTGATGCATGGGAAGACGGTAATCATGATTGCCCATCGCCTGTCAACCATCCGCAGCGCGGATAAAATCATAGTAGTAGACAAGGGCTGCCTTATGGAGCAGGGCAGGCATGATGAATTACTGGAAAAACGGGGGAAATATTCTGATATGTGGAATGTATATACGAAAGCTCTTGACTGGAAGATGGATAGAAAGGGGGTGAAAGAACATGTATAA